A single region of the Brachypodium distachyon strain Bd21 chromosome 3, Brachypodium_distachyon_v3.0, whole genome shotgun sequence genome encodes:
- the LOC100836572 gene encoding trafficking protein particle complex subunit 13, whose product MSSPYTGAPAPSPATQQNHSLAFRVMRLSRPSLRPDPAALLRFDPRDVFLPEDALTSPDPSAAAELLHGLLHPPDSAVSTTAVPGDFTFRDRFLLRDPADALALPGLLVLPQAFGAIYLGETFCSYISINNSSGLEAREVIIKAEIQTERQRILLLDTSKSPVESIRSGGRYDFIVEHDVKELGAHTLVCTALYNDGDAERKYLPQFFKFTVSNPLSVRTKVRTIKDTTYLEACIENHTKSNLYMDQVDFEPAEQWSATILEADEHPSVVKSTIRDLCKQPILIRAGGGIYNYLYQLRPSSDESSQIKAEGSSVLGKFQITWRTNLGEPGRLQTQNINSTPTPSKDVDLRAVKVPPVIFLERPFMVNLCVTNQTGKTVGPFEVFLASNISGEQKAVLVNGLQKLVLPLVEAFESINFDLSMVATQLGVQKISGITMYAVQERKYYEPLPDIEIFVDAE is encoded by the exons ATGTCGTCGCCCTACAccggcgcgccggcgccgtccccGGCGACGCAGCAGAACCACTCCCTGGCGTTCCGCGTGATGCGGCTATCCCGCCCCTCGCTGCGGCCCGACCCGGCCGCGCTCCTCCGCTTCGacccccgggacgtcttcctcccggAGGACGCCCTCACCTCCCCtgacccctccgccgccgccgaactACTCCACGGCCTCCTCCACCCGCCCGACTCCGCCGTCTCCACCACCGCCGTCCCAGGGGACTTCACCTTCCGGGaccgcttcctcctccgcgaCCCCGCCGACGCCCTCGCACTCCCCGGACTCCTCGTCCTCCCCCAGGCTTTCGG GGCGATCTATTTGGGGGAGACATTCTGCAGCTACATCAGCATCAACAACAGCTCCGGCTTGGAGGCCAGAGAAGTCATCATCAAG GCGGAAATACAAACTGAGAGACAGAGGATACTTCTTCTAGATACATCAAAATCTCCTGTTGAATCGATTAGATCAGGGGGCAGATATGATTTTATCGTGGAGCATGATGTCAAAGAACTGGGTGCACATAC GCTTGTCTGTACTGCTTTATATAATGACGGCGATGCTGAGCGTAAATATCTTCCTCAGTTCTTCAAGTTCACTGTTTCAAACCCATTGTCTGTTCGAACAAAG GTTCGAACCATCAAG GATACTACATATCTGGAAGCCTGCATAGAGAATCATACAAAGTCTAATCTTTACATGGATCAAGTTGATTTTGAACCTGCCGAACAGTGGAGCGCTACAATATTGGAAGCCGATGAACATCCCTCGGTAGTGAAGTCCACAATACG GGATCTCTGCAAACAACCAATTCTCATTAGAGCTGGAGGAGGTATATACAATTACTTATATCAACTCAGACCATCCTCCGACGAGTCTAGTCAAATCAAGGCTGAGGGAAGCAGTGTACTTGGTAAATTTCAAATTACATGGCGGACAAATCTTGGTGAACCAGGCCGGTTGCAAACTCAGAACATTAATAGCACT CCCACTCCAAGCAAAGATGTTGATCTTCGTGCTGTGAAAGTTCCACCTGTCATATTTCTAGAAAGACCATTTATG GTCAATCTATGCGTTACAAACCAAACAGGGAAAACGGTTGGCCCTTTTGAAGTATTTCTAGCTTCAAATATATCTGGTGAACAGAAAGCTGTTCTGGTCAATGGATTACAGAAGTTG GTTTTGCCACTAGTGGAGGCTTTTGAGTCCATCAACTTTGACCTG AGCATGGTAGCTACCCAATTAGGTGTGCAAAAAATCTCTGGCATTACAATGTATGCCGTGCAGGAAAGGAAGTACTACGAACCTTTGCCAGACATAGAG ATTTTTGTTGATGCGGAATAG
- the LOC100836883 gene encoding microtubule-associated protein RP/EB family member 1C: MAASNIGMMDGAYFVGRNEILAWINTTLQLGIAKVEEAASGAVACQLMDAAHPGAVPMHKVNFDAKNEYDMIQNYKVLQDVFNKLKITKHIEVNKLIKGRPLDNLEFMQWMKRYCDSVNGGSMSSYNASERRESSKGGKETNRRTSVTSQAPAKSAPATHKGQTSHGAKRANVHAGNAPQRNAKPALSNSAGPVYDAQMTELKLLVDSAEKERDFYFSKLRDVEILCQSPEVEHLPIVKAIQKILYASEDDPSTVAEAHAEMLAQQNQQQQQPMLSPILEASEVPSSTSREASEEISRQEAAHKRKSVSDLEEFEMGSSSRLRLSDVSDVQLCGSPLMSFT; encoded by the exons ATGGCGGCGAGCAACATCGGGATGATGGACGGCGCCTACTTCGTAGGGCGCAACGAGATCCTCGCCTGGATCAACACCACGCTGCAGCTCGGCATCGCCAAGGTCGAGGAG GCGGCGTCGGGCGCGGTGGCGTGCCAGCTGATGGATGCAGCGCACCCAGGGGCGGTGCCCATGCACAAGGTCAACTTCGACGCCAAGAACGAGTACGACATGATTCAGAATTACAAGGTCCTGCAGGATGTGTTCAACAAACTCAAGATCACCAAG CACATCGAAGTCAATAAGCTCATCAAAGGAAGACCCCTAGACAACCTGGAGTTCATGCAATGGATGAAAAGATACTGTGATTCTGTTAATGGAGGATCCATGAGCAG CTATAACGCCTCtgagagaagagaaagcagCAAAGGTGGAAAGGAGACCAACAGAAGGACGTCAGTGACTTCTCAAGCTCCTGCCAAGTCTGCACCCGCCACCCACAAAGGTCAGACGTCCCACGGCGCTAAAAGGGCCAATGTGCATGCAGGGAATGCCCCACAGCGCAATGCAAAGCCAGCACTTTCTAACTCTGCAGGGCCAGTTTATGATGCACAG ATGACTGAACTGAAGCTCCTTGTCGATAGTGctgagaaagaaagagattTCTATTTCTCCAAGCTCCGGGATGTTGAGATCTTGTGCCAAAGTCCTGAAGTTGAGCACTTGCCA ATCGTCAAGGCTATCCAGAAGATACTTTACGCATCAGAGGACGACCCCTCGACTGTGGCAGAAGCTCATGCGGAAATGTTGGCACAGCagaaccagcagcagcagcagccgatgCTGAGCCCCATCCTGGAGGCATCCGAGGTCCCAAGCTCCACTTCCAGGGAGGCGTCCGAGGAGATCTCGAGGCAGGAGGCGGCGCACAAGAGGAAGAGCGTCTCAGACCTGGAGGAGTTTGAGATGGGGTCGAGCTCCAGGCTGAGGCTCTCAGACGTCTCAGACGTGCAGCTGTGCGGATCCCCATTGATGAGCTTCACCTGA
- the LOC100837190 gene encoding CBS domain-containing protein CBSX5, with translation MAVSLLANDVSDLCIGKPAVRRSLPLSAAAGDLAAAVRKGPRAAAAVCAAVTGPRGAVVGRAGLADVLCLLCASPDALARPAAALAKPVSALLPKDGEGEVRRVDPRSSVLEALDAVLNGAQVLAVPLRSGGGRKKQLGGVAAGVAGDFCWLTQEDLVRYFLNSISLFYHVAARSVSSLGLVSADYLSVRPDEAALSAVPLIRASIAAETAVAVVSADGHLVGEISTAHLAACDETAAAAIATLSAADLMAYIDYFGSPPEHILRSIKAGLKAKGLDAMLELMEDETMTSFSFSSSSSSDEDTGRAHLRRPSSGSFGRRSTEEPVVCSPASSLVAVMVQALAHRVSYLWVLDEDDDCRLAGIVTFADVLRVFREQLQ, from the exons ATGGCAGTGAGCCTCCTGGCCAATGACGTGTCGGACCTCTGCATCGGCAAGCCGGCCGTGAGGAGGTCGCTCCCGctctccgcggccgccggagacctcgccgccgccgtccggaagggcccccgtgccgccgccgccgtctgcgcCGCCGTCACCGGCCCGCGGGGCGCCGTCGTGGGACGCGCTGGCCTCGCCGACGTGCTCTGCCTCCTCTGCGCCTCCCCCGACGCCCtcgcccgccccgccgccgcgctcgccaaGCCCGTCTCCGCCCTCCTGCCCAAGGACGGCGAAGGCGAGGTGCGCCGCGTAGATCCCCGCTCCAG TGTTCTGGAGGCGCTTGATGCGGTTCTGAACGGCGCGCAGGTGCTCGCCGTCCCGCTCCgctctggcggcggccgcaagAAGCAGCTCGGCGGCGTGGCCGCCGGCGTTGCCGGCGACTTCTGCTGGCTGACGCAGGAGGACCTGGTCCGCTACTTCCtcaactccatctccctcttcTACCATGTCGCCGCCCGCTCCGTCTCCTCCCTCGGCCTCGTCAGCGCCGACTACCTCTCGGTGCGCCCCGACGAGGCGGCCCTCTCCGCCGTGCCCCTCATCCGcgcctccatcgccgccgagACGGCCGTCGCCGTGGTCAGCGCCGACGGCCACCTCGTCGGCGAGATTTCCACCGCGCACCTCGCCGCCTGTGACGAGACGGCGGCAGCCGCCATTGCCACGCTCTCGGCGGCGGACCTCATGGCGTACATCGACTACTTCGGCTCACCGCCGGAGCACATCCTGCGGTCCATCAAGGCCGGGCTCAAGGCCAAGGGCCTGGACGCCATGCTTGAGCTGATGGAGGACGAGACGATGACTTCGTTCTCCTTCTcatcctcgtcttcctctgaCGAGGACACCGGCAGGGCGCACCTTAGGCGCCCGTCGTCGGGGAGCTTCGGGCGCCGGTCGACCGAGGAGCCCGTAGTGTGCAGCCCCGCGAGCTCGCTGGTGGCCGTCATGGTCCAGGCGCTCGCTCACCGCGTGAGCTACCTCTGGGTTCTCGACGAGGATGACGATTGCCGTCTCGCCGGCATCGTCACCTTCGCCGACGTTCTCCGGGTGTTCCGTGAGCAGCTGCAGTAA
- the LOC100837497 gene encoding protein NEOXANTHIN-DEFICIENT 1 codes for MAAEEDRPAAGYRHGPPWVFKGSALYQLHLVKAATARAFVPRELRLVEAFGYTLGGMFLARYHDSPAGRFDELVVIAGIVWNPPTSCAWAARVLVNSAEACRHGRKEVGLPSHVATFSKTEASAIRNKPLVKPNSFLNLLGMGSTFSNQENCRGIEISETTGSSTRHLCNISMPIIGSHKHNKWMGPAIRMSLPSFSGQTEDHPDLLKYSCKVECRVRPVSAAKIWSPRTAEPQKCSDGEISNTGSDALAESDAQKQSVLVLLSRPILALEFSSLRMHVDAPKIVTPYPKKKEVRYSSTST; via the exons ATGGCGGCCGAGGAGGACAGGCCTGCCGCGGGGTACCGGCACGGCCCTCCCTGGGTGTTCAAGGGCAG CGCATTGTACCAGCTGCATTTGGtgaaggcggcgacggcgcgggcgttCGTGCCCAGGGAGCTGCGCCTGGTGGAGGCCTTCGGCTACACGCTCGGCGGCATGTTCCTCGCGCGCTACCACGACAGCCCCGCCGGCCGCTTCGACGAG CTCGTGGTGATCGCCGGCATTGTGTGGAACCCGCCGACATCTTGCGC GTGGGCTGCCAGGGTGCTAGTAAACAGCGCCGAGGCTTGCCGGCACGGACGCAAG GAAGTTGGGCTTCCGAGCCATGTTGCTACATTCTCAAAG ACTGAAGCTTCTGCGATCAGAAATAAACCGTTGGTAAAGCCAAACAGCTTCCTGAACTTGCTTGGAATGGGTTCAACCTTCTCCAACCAAGAGAATTGCCGTGGGATCGAGATCTCGGAGACCACAGGCTCATCTACAAGGCATTTGTGCAACATCAGTATGCCAATTATCG GATcacacaaacacaacaaatggATGGGTCCGGCGATCAGAATGTCACTCCCAAGCTTCAG CGGCCAGACAGAGGACCATCCTGATCTTCTCAAGTATTCCTGCAAAGTAGAGTGCAG GGTGCGCCCTGTAAGTGCTGCTAAGATCTGGAGTCCAAGAACTGCAGAACCACAAAAGTGCTCTGATGGCGAGATCAGCAACACAGGATCGGATGCACTAGCCGAATCGGATGCTCAGAAGCAAAGTGTTCTGGTCTTGTTATCTAGGCCCATCTTGGCTCTGGAGTTCAGCTCTCTGCGGATGCACGTCGATGCTCCAAAAATTGTTACTCCATACCCCAAGAAGAAGGAAGTCAGATACTCTAGCACCTCAACCTGA
- the LOC104584172 gene encoding myb-related protein 330 yields the protein MFLSGVKTDTVLRNVPWPIPSEKNNSFIQKNSFLGMVMAVGKSSLLSSCLKLSWCIAGLQRCGRSCRSRWLNYLRPGLKHGNFTAAEERIICEMYSKRGSCWSIIAAVLPGRTDLAIKNYWNSTLKKRFPRAARSRRRTSSDSSDDTGPDLTLVVYNDDESTSTTTAPDLALIVYNEEEESAAEPELPLVVYNEEEESAAAPELPLVLYNEEESATAGSSSSHSSGVDKPVAVLSGSQLQAGLQPPPPICAPVQAGAQPSPPPVTLVKEELISAPVRTSPVDYHQTGEEMDVGWALMSPMPLSYMDPDLARIIGIDLPPIAGFEDIGSFLSFFN from the exons ATGTTTCTGTCAGGAGTTAAGACTGACACAGTCCTTAGAAATGTTCCGTGGCCGATTCCTTCAGAAAAGAACAATAGTTTCATACAGAAAAACAGTTTCCTCGGCATGGTCATGGCAGTTGGCAAATCATCACTACTTTCCTCGTGTCTGAAGCTTTCTTGGTGCATCGCAGGGCTTCAGCGCTGCGGCCGGAGTTGCCGTTCACGGTGGCTGAACTACCTTCGTCCGGGGCTGAAGCACGGCAACTTCACGGCGGCCGAGGAGAGGATCATCTGCGAGATGTACAGCAAGAGGGGAAGCTG CTGGTCTATcatcgccgccgtgctccccGGGAGGACGGACCTCGCCATCAAGAACTACTGGAACAGCACGCTCAAGAAGAGGTTCCCCCGCGCGGccaggagccgccgccgcaccagcAGTGATTCCTCCGACGACACCGGCCCAGACCTCACGCTGGTCGTCTACAACGACGACGAGagcaccagcaccaccacGGCGCCGGACCTCGCGCTGATCGTGTAcaacgaggaagaggagagcgCCGCAGAGCCGGAGCTCCCGCTGGTCGTGTacaacgaggaggaggagagcgcCGCAGCGCCGGAGCTCCCGCTGGTCCTGTACAACGAGGAGGAGAGCGCCACGGCAGGATCCTCGTCAAGCCATTCCAGCGGCGTGGACAAGCCCGTGGCCGTCCTGTCCGGCTCGCAGCTGCAAGCGGGActgcaaccgccgccgccaattTGCGCGCCGGTGCAAGCGGGAGCGcaaccgtcgccgccgccggtcaccCTTGTGAAGGAAGAGCTGATCAGCGCGCCGGTGAGGACGTCGCCTGTTGATTATCATCAAACAGGTGAAGAGATGGACGTCGGCTGGGCTCTCATGTCCCCGATGCCCCTGTCGTACATGGACCCGGATCTCGCTCGCATCATTGGCATCGATCTGCCTCCAATTGCTGGTTTCGAGGATATCGGTAGCTTCCTCTCGTTCTTCAATTAA